The sequence GTGTGTTCGCGAGAAATCCTCAAGGAATAACCTCAACGTCGTGCCTGCGAGCGATTTGCATCGGAGTTCAATCGCGCCCATCTACATTGCGGACTAGACGGGCCTGCCGCGTGGTCCTTGCGATGATCACCTCTTTTGCTTTTCGGCATATTCCATGGCTATAATCCGCGTTTACTTAGCAAGGGCACCATCTCGGAAGAAAGAAACCAGCATGATCATCGTGATGTCTACGCACAACCGTGCGGAAGTTGAAGACGTTATCAAGAAAGTTGAAGAGTTCGGCTATAAGGCCCACGTAATCGAAGGCGTCGAGCGCACCGTGATCGGCGCAGTGGGCGACGAGCGCACCAAAGCACGACTCCAATCGCTGGAATCCATGCCCGGCGTCGAGAGCGTCGTGCCCATTTTGAAGCCGTATAAGCTTGCGAGCCGCGAACTCAAGCATGAGGACAGCGCAATTGAGGTGGGGCCTGTAACCATAGGTCCCGGAAAGTTTTGCGTGATGGCGGGCCCGTGTTCCGTGGAGACGCGCGAGCAGATACTCGAGACGGCCCATGCGGTCAAGTCGGCCGGCGCGCACATCCTGCGCGGCGGTGCATACAAGCCGCGCACTTCGCCGTACGCCTTCCAAGGATTGGAGGAGGAAGGTCTTCAGCTTCTCGCGGAAGCGCGCAAGGAAACCGGCTTGCCCTTTATCACGGAAGTGATGACGCCCGAGCAGGTTCCCATTGTGGAAGAGTACACCGATATTCTGCAGGTCGGCGCTCGCAACATGCAGAATTTCGGATTGTTGAAGGCCGTCGGCCGCACGAAGAAGCCCGTGTTCTTGAAGCGCGGGATGATGTCGACCATCAATGAACTACTGATGTCGGCGGAATATGTGATGTCCGAAGGAAACACGCAGGTCATCTTGTGCGAACGCGGTATCCGCACGTTCGAGACTGAGACGCGCAACACCTTCGACATCGCCGCGATTCCGGTACTTCGGAAGCATACGCATTTGCCGATATTTGCCGATCCGAGTCACGCGACCGGGCACTGGGATCTGGTGATTCCGATGGCGATGGCAGCCGTTGCGGCCGGAGCCGACGGGATCATGGTTGAGGTGCATCCGCGACCCGTCGAGGCGTTCTCCGACGGAAGCCAGTCGCTGAAACCGAAGCGATTCCAGGAAATGATGGATGCGATTAAGCCGCTGCTTTCGGTGGTAGGCAGAACGTTTTAGTCCGCATGGTGTACCGGCGCGATCAGGCGCCGGTACACCATGCTTTCGTGTAAGACTTTGGGGTTCCACCATGAGGATTTCTCGCGACCCCTTTGTTTATGGGGGTGCGGGCATTTCGCTGCAACCGGCAAATTGCCCAGTTGCAGTGGGTTCTAGCGCGAACTCGCGAGAAATTCGGGGTAGCCGGCATGACGGAAGAGATCGTCGAACAACAAGACCAGGAAGAAGAGGTCGAACTCGAAGCGGTTGAGTCGTTAAGCCGCGACGAGTCTCGCCAGACCTTGCACGCGCTGCTGTTTGTCAGCGACCGCCCGATGAGCGCGGAGCGTCTGGCCGAAGCGCTGGGCGATACCGATCGTGAAATGGTGGTGACGCTTCTCGATGAATTGCGCAAAGAGATCGAGATGTCGTACGCGCCGTATACGTTGAAGGAAATCGCCGGCGGCTATCAACTCACCACAAAGGCAGAGTACGCGCCGTACATCCGGCGCCTGTTCCAGCTAAAGAAGCGCAACCGGCTATCGAAGGCCGTGCTCGAAACGCTGGCGATTGTCGCGTACAAACAGCCTGTCACACGCGGAGAGGTCGAAGCCATTCGAGGCGTGAGTGTGTCACATGCGTTCGATATTCTGCAGGAGAAGCGGTTGATCAAAGTCGCGGGAGTTGCGGAGGCGCCGGGACGCCCCAAGATCTATCGAACGACGGACGAGTTCCTTGTTCATTTCGGCATCAAGAGCCTGAAAGAGTTGCCGACGATCGAGGAACTTCGGGAAACGGCTCCGTAGCTGGCCGGGGCGCGCAATGAGACTGCAACAATACTTGGCGATATGCGGGGTGGCTTCGCGGCGCGCGTCGGAGAAGCTCATCTCCGATGGCCGGATCGCGGTAAACGGTCATCGCGCCGAACTGGGGCAGAGCATCGACCCTGACAGCGACCACGTGACGTTCGACGGGCGTGTCATCGCAGCGGAATCGAAGGTTTATATCCTGCTGAACAAACCGCGCGGTATTGTCACGAGCGTCAAGGATACGCACCATCGCAAGACCGTCGTGGACTGCGTCCATGGGGTCAATGCGCGATTGTTTCCCGTGGGCCGGCTCGATATGGACGTCGAGGGCGCGCTAATTCTCACGAATGACGGCGATCTCGCCTACAAGCTCATGCACCCCAAGTTTGAAGTGGAGAAGGTGTACATCGCGTGGGTGCGCGGCACTGTGAGCAGCGAGACGATCAAACGCCTCGAAAAGGGCGTGCACCTTGACGACGGTATGACGGCTCCGGCCAAGGCAGCGATACTCTCATCGGGCCGCGGCGCAACTCTACTTCAACTTACACTCCATGAAGGCCGCAATCGTGAAGTGAAGCGCATGTGCGAGAAGGTCGGTCATCCCGTGCTCGAACTAAAGCGCGCAGCGATTGGTCCCCTGCAGATCAATGGCCTTAAGCCCGGCGAGTGGCGGCATCTGAAGGGCGAAGAACTCGACCGGCTGCTCAAGCTGGGAGAAAAGAAGCCGCACCGATAGAGCGCGTGGCAGACAACCTGCATGTCGTGTCGGTCGCACAAAAGGCAGGAACGCAAAGAAGCCTGCTACCATCAGTATAACCACCCAGCATCCATTCCAATCTCAAGATTGTTGTCTCGTTCTAGGTGAATTGTCTCGTGGTGAAACGGAATTGGACGTCGTGACCGGCAATTGAAGGTGCAAGCTGGTCTGGAGTGCCTTGCGCCGGGCTACGAGACCGGAGACCCCCATGCTTTGCCGTCGACCATCATTTGGACGGCGGAGCCATCATAGACGATGGAAAACGAGCGGTGCACCTGCGGGCCGAAGAGGTAACTGTACTTGGAGACTATGTCTTCGGGATTGTCGCTGTCGCGGTATTCTTCTTGGAAGGCCAGGTGTTTTGGCATCTCGTAGGCATGGCTGCTAATCGCGTTCAGCGTGCGAACTTGATACGCGAGATCCTTGTTTTCATTGATCAACTCCGCGATGCGGTCCGTGTCGTTGCGGTCACCGGTGACGGAGATGACGCCGGTATTGTCGTCTACCTTGATGGTGATGGGCGGGTCTTTCTCAAAACCGTTCTCGCGGAAGAAATCTCCCAGTTTGGACGCGAGATCGGCAGATAATGCCTGGACGCTTTTGGCTGTGGGCAGAATGAGCGGTTGACTCGCCAGCAACTGAGAGGCGCCGGAAAATTCCACCGTGTCCGGCGTTAATTCGGAGTCGTTCAGCATCTGGGTAAGGCTATTTGTGAAGGACCCACTGTATTGTGCGTTTGCGGGTTTCTTTGACACCGATGAACGGTAAGCGTAGGCGCTCTGAGAATCGGAAATGCGCGATATCACGTGATACTCCTTTCGTGTATGGCGGATCTATGGATACTAGCCGGGCGATCAAGGAGCAAGAGAGGTGCCAAGGCCGAGCAGAGGTGATTCCGAGCACGGGTATGCATTGAAAAGGCACAGGGTGAGTATTATTCTTGAATAGTCATGAGACTGGCATTGAAAACAGATAAATTGCCGCTGCAAGTGGGCAAAGATGGTGTTGTGCGCGTTGCTAATACTCGCATAACCCTTGATGTCTTCGTAGCAGCATTCGAAAACGGGGCAACAGCAGAGGAAATTGCGCAGCAGTATCCTTCCTTGAATCTAGCCGATGTTTATGCGGTTATCGCTTACTATCTTCGCCAGCGGGCGGCGGTCACCGAGTACTTGCGCGGACGCCAAGTAGTTGCGGCGTCAATTCGGCAGGAAAATGAAGTGCGATTCAATCCGCGCGCAATACGTAAGCGCCTATTGGCGCGCCGCACTCAATGAACCCTCGCGGAGATTGATATGCTCCGCTTCGCTGCTGACGAGAACTTCAACAACAACATCATCCGTGCGCTTGTGCGTCGTCGGCCTGTGCTAGACATCGTACGTGCCCAGGATGCGGGTCTTTCTGGGGCCGACGATCCAACGATCCTAGAGTGGGCGGCACGCGAATCACGCATACTGCTAACGCATGATGCGAGTACAATTACACGTTACGCCTATGAACGAGTTGTCGGTAAACGTTCCATGCCCGGGGTATTTGAGGTCGGCGCGAATGCGCTCTTCGGTGCTGTAGTCGAAGACATTCTCCTCATGGATGAATGCGCTGAGCCGGGAGAGTGGGAGGGGCAGATTTTGTACCTCCCGTTGCCCTAACGCCAGTCGCAAGCTCGCGCGGTATAATATGAAGACAGACCCAGGCTGCGGCGCCGGTCTGCCAAGGGGGATTCATGAGAGTTGTTTATCGTGGCGTGGCCGGCACGGTGCTAGCTATAGCACTGATATTCTCAGCGGGGTGTCCAACAGATGGAGGCACTCCCACGACACAGTACCGGCAGGACATGCGGGACCTGGTTGAGGACATCAGCGCCTACGCACGCACGCTCAAATCCGGATTTCTTGTTGTGCCGCAGAACGGCCTCGAACTGCTCACGACCAACGGCGAAGCAGACGGCCCGCTGGACGACGATTACATCTATGCCATCAACGGCGTGGGGCAAGAGCATCCGTTTTACGGACAGGACACGTTCAACTTTGCGACGAATGCGAACGACAGGGACTATTATCTGGAGTTCTTGGATCGCGCGGAATCGGCAGGCTTGCAGGCAATCGTGACCGACTATTGCGTCACGAATTCGTACGTTCTCAATGCATACAACCAATGTACGGTACGGGGGTATCTCAGCTTTTCCAGTACTTATGACCTCGACTCCATTCCGTCATACCCTGATGACCCGTTCGCGGAAAACGACGACGACGTGGAGTCGCTGGGCGATGCGAAGAACTTCCTGTATTTGATCAACGGCGACAACTATGCGTCGCGGACAAGTTTCGTCAGCGCGCTCGCCGCAACGAACTACGATGTGCTGATCATCGACCCGTATCAAGACGGAGAAGCATTCACGGCGACGCAGATCAACACGTTGAAGGTCAAGGCGAACGGCGGAATGCGGCTTGTCCTGGCGTATCTGAATATTGGCGCCGCGGAGAACTGGCGATACTATTGGCAGCCGGGCTGGCGAGTGGGAAGTCCGTCGTGGATTGCCGGCGCATACGACGGTTGGCCCGGTGAGTATTGGGTCAAGTATTGGGATCCTGCTTGGCAGTCGATTCTCTACGGCAACGATTCAAGCTACGTTAAACGGATTGTCGACGCGGGATTTGACGGAGTCTATCTGGACAATATCCTTGCGTTTGAGTATTTCGAGTAGGCGGTGCGCACACGAAGTAACTGGTGTCGCCCAGCGCCGGTAGCGTCAAGCCATCCTTGCGGCTGTGACTACGAGATCTTCTTAACGCGATAGATGTAGAGCGGGGCAAATCCAGGGAATTCCTTGCGCTCGATTTCGTAGTTCCTGCCTTCCAGTAATTGGTCGATATGCTTCGCGCTTACGCGGATTGAGGGCGACAAGATTCTGGAGACAATAAGCCAGACTGTCTTGCCGGTTTCAATTTCCTCAATGACTTTGCCTTCATAGTCCATGCTGAGAATAAAGCGACTCGGATCGAGTTTCGAGTAGTAGGTAAACGGCGCAACGCAACGCTTCCCCGTGAACACGATTCTGTCGTCGGGCGCAATGCGGGACTCGAGATACGCGACCCCGGAAGCAGAGTCGATGCGGAGGGGGCGGTCGAAGCTCAGGACGTTGCATACCGTCATGAGGATGAAGAAGGTGCACGCGAGCATCCGCCGCGTAGGCGTCTTTAGAGTGGTAACGCAACCCGCCATCATGAGGAACATGGGGAAGGCTTGGTAGCCCAGATAGCGCTCCGACAGGCACGGGCGGACGGTGTAAGACAGGACGAGCAATGTCACAACGGGCACGATCAACCAGGAAATGAGGAGTATGGCGGCGGGTCGGTTGTATGTGGGTGCCTGGCTATTCTCGCGGGAGAGAACGATGTTCTTGCGTCGAACGACAAAGACGATGCATGCGAGAATAAATGCGGCCCCCACTATGTGCAGATAGGGTATGCCGAGCAACTGATAACGTACCGGGTCGCCAAGACTGAACTTGGTCCCCGGGAACACGTACAGGTAGCAGCCGAGGACGTGCCCGATGCCGGGGGGCTGAATCCACCCGAGGTGCCGGTCGACGGCGCTCGTGTCGATCGAACTCACCCACATGGCGAGCAAGAGCAGGGCGGGTACATGTGCGAGTGACCACAAGACCACGGGGATGACGCGCCGCCGTTGAAGCAAAAGATAAGCGATGCCTTGAGCAACCACTACTGAGAGAGCGAGCAGGTGCGTAAAGAAGAGGGCGCAATTAAAGGCGATATTCAGTACCCACCACAGGGGTTTTCGTTCTGTATAAGCGAGGTAGAACGTGTACATGG comes from Candidatus Hydrogenedentota bacterium and encodes:
- a CDS encoding DUF5615 family PIN-like protein; amino-acid sequence: MLRFAADENFNNNIIRALVRRRPVLDIVRAQDAGLSGADDPTILEWAARESRILLTHDASTITRYAYERVVGKRSMPGVFEVGANALFGAVVEDILLMDECAEPGEWEGQILYLPLP
- a CDS encoding rRNA pseudouridine synthase, encoding MRLQQYLAICGVASRRASEKLISDGRIAVNGHRAELGQSIDPDSDHVTFDGRVIAAESKVYILLNKPRGIVTSVKDTHHRKTVVDCVHGVNARLFPVGRLDMDVEGALILTNDGDLAYKLMHPKFEVEKVYIAWVRGTVSSETIKRLEKGVHLDDGMTAPAKAAILSSGRGATLLQLTLHEGRNREVKRMCEKVGHPVLELKRAAIGPLQINGLKPGEWRHLKGEELDRLLKLGEKKPHR
- a CDS encoding endo alpha-1,4 polygalactosaminidase → MRVVYRGVAGTVLAIALIFSAGCPTDGGTPTTQYRQDMRDLVEDISAYARTLKSGFLVVPQNGLELLTTNGEADGPLDDDYIYAINGVGQEHPFYGQDTFNFATNANDRDYYLEFLDRAESAGLQAIVTDYCVTNSYVLNAYNQCTVRGYLSFSSTYDLDSIPSYPDDPFAENDDDVESLGDAKNFLYLINGDNYASRTSFVSALAATNYDVLIIDPYQDGEAFTATQINTLKVKANGGMRLVLAYLNIGAAENWRYYWQPGWRVGSPSWIAGAYDGWPGEYWVKYWDPAWQSILYGNDSSYVKRIVDAGFDGVYLDNILAFEYFE
- the aroF gene encoding 3-deoxy-7-phosphoheptulonate synthase, whose amino-acid sequence is MIIVMSTHNRAEVEDVIKKVEEFGYKAHVIEGVERTVIGAVGDERTKARLQSLESMPGVESVVPILKPYKLASRELKHEDSAIEVGPVTIGPGKFCVMAGPCSVETREQILETAHAVKSAGAHILRGGAYKPRTSPYAFQGLEEEGLQLLAEARKETGLPFITEVMTPEQVPIVEEYTDILQVGARNMQNFGLLKAVGRTKKPVFLKRGMMSTINELLMSAEYVMSEGNTQVILCERGIRTFETETRNTFDIAAIPVLRKHTHLPIFADPSHATGHWDLVIPMAMAAVAAGADGIMVEVHPRPVEAFSDGSQSLKPKRFQEMMDAIKPLLSVVGRTF
- a CDS encoding DUF433 domain-containing protein, with amino-acid sequence MRLALKTDKLPLQVGKDGVVRVANTRITLDVFVAAFENGATAEEIAQQYPSLNLADVYAVIAYYLRQRAAVTEYLRGRQVVAASIRQENEVRFNPRAIRKRLLARRTQ
- the scpB gene encoding SMC-Scp complex subunit ScpB; translated protein: MTEEIVEQQDQEEEVELEAVESLSRDESRQTLHALLFVSDRPMSAERLAEALGDTDREMVVTLLDELRKEIEMSYAPYTLKEIAGGYQLTTKAEYAPYIRRLFQLKKRNRLSKAVLETLAIVAYKQPVTRGEVEAIRGVSVSHAFDILQEKRLIKVAGVAEAPGRPKIYRTTDEFLVHFGIKSLKELPTIEELRETAP
- a CDS encoding glycosyltransferase family 39 protein → MDDEARTIARKESLYHWTLVVLLMLSALAYRLYGISGESLWHDEATSVLYLHSPTIADYFKTQVEIDPAIVPLYFVIEYYTAWATGHSILALRAVSLAFGMTTLVLLYVFGRRLFGPAGGLLTLLFGAFSKTMLYQSQEIRMYALTFLLALAAMYTFYLAYTERKPLWWVLNIAFNCALFFTHLLALSVVVAQGIAYLLLQRRRVIPVVLWSLAHVPALLLLAMWVSSIDTSAVDRHLGWIQPPGIGHVLGCYLYVFPGTKFSLGDPVRYQLLGIPYLHIVGAAFILACIVFVVRRKNIVLSRENSQAPTYNRPAAILLISWLIVPVVTLLVLSYTVRPCLSERYLGYQAFPMFLMMAGCVTTLKTPTRRMLACTFFILMTVCNVLSFDRPLRIDSASGVAYLESRIAPDDRIVFTGKRCVAPFTYYSKLDPSRFILSMDYEGKVIEEIETGKTVWLIVSRILSPSIRVSAKHIDQLLEGRNYEIERKEFPGFAPLYIYRVKKIS